A single window of Gammaproteobacteria bacterium DNA harbors:
- a CDS encoding bifunctional metallophosphatase/5'-nucleotidase → MKTSIVIKSWLVALLLTATTGAQALDNINAIEAHQEHPDLHGDDDDAALREIAAQRVHWLRAGPIANPESWLHVKILGINDFHGQLSTGRRVANRPVGGAAILASYLHAAQQGVNDRAVIVHAGDHVGASPPASALLQDEPSIQFLNLLANEDCEFSENDDRPEKDDVKKIHEEQHEHERDDFDPRCNLVGTLGNHEFDEGVTELQRLLHGGNHVNGPYLEDPYRGASFPYVSANVVDAVTGKPILPPYVIKKVRGMPIAFIGAVLKETPTIVTPTGVAGLRFLDEADSINAYIPELRAQKVRAMVVLIHQGGRQTSYQGPTLPNGMVSGEIVNIVSRLDDEVDVVMSGHSHSFTNAILKNNRGKDILVTQAFSASTAYADIDVEIDPATKDIVKKSARIVTTYGDSGPGLTPDSQVAELVAQAEQKVAPLVNRVIGTAQADITRTQTSAGESALGNLIADAQRTAMQTDFAFMNPGGIRADLDAGPVTWGELFTIQPFGNSLVRMELTGQQIYDLLNQQWLNQPFPRILQISGLTYTWDNARPVGNRIVEVRRNGAPINLVQYYSVTANSFIAAGGDNFTVFNQGLTRVGGPLDLDALIVYISALPQPFSATLEGRIARIN, encoded by the coding sequence ATGAAGACAAGCATTGTTATCAAATCCTGGCTGGTTGCCCTGCTCCTCACCGCAACAACAGGTGCGCAGGCCCTGGACAACATCAACGCCATCGAGGCTCACCAAGAACACCCCGATCTGCACGGTGATGACGATGATGCCGCACTTCGCGAAATCGCCGCGCAGCGTGTGCACTGGCTGCGTGCGGGACCGATTGCCAACCCGGAGTCGTGGCTGCACGTCAAAATCCTCGGCATCAACGACTTCCACGGCCAATTGTCCACCGGACGGCGCGTGGCTAACCGTCCGGTGGGCGGCGCTGCGATACTCGCGTCGTATCTCCATGCCGCACAACAGGGTGTCAACGACCGCGCCGTGATCGTGCATGCGGGCGATCATGTCGGCGCCTCGCCGCCCGCCTCCGCCTTGCTGCAAGACGAACCCTCCATTCAGTTTTTGAATTTGCTCGCCAACGAGGATTGTGAGTTCAGCGAGAATGACGATAGACCAGAAAAGGACGACGTGAAAAAGATTCATGAAGAGCAGCATGAACACGAACGGGATGATTTTGACCCGCGCTGCAATCTGGTGGGCACGCTCGGCAATCACGAGTTCGACGAAGGCGTGACCGAATTGCAGCGCCTGCTGCACGGCGGCAACCACGTAAATGGCCCGTATCTCGAAGACCCGTATCGCGGCGCCAGCTTTCCGTACGTGTCGGCCAACGTGGTGGACGCGGTAACCGGCAAACCCATTCTGCCGCCCTACGTCATCAAAAAAGTGCGCGGCATGCCCATCGCCTTCATCGGCGCGGTACTGAAGGAGACGCCGACCATCGTTACTCCGACAGGCGTTGCGGGCTTGCGCTTCCTCGATGAGGCGGACAGTATCAACGCCTATATCCCCGAACTGCGCGCGCAGAAGGTACGCGCCATGGTGGTGTTGATCCATCAGGGCGGGCGTCAGACCAGCTATCAAGGCCCGACGCTGCCCAACGGCATGGTGAGCGGCGAGATTGTGAACATCGTGTCGCGCCTGGACGATGAAGTGGACGTGGTGATGTCCGGCCACTCGCATTCCTTCACCAATGCAATTCTTAAGAATAATCGCGGTAAAGACATTCTCGTTACTCAAGCCTTCTCGGCGAGCACCGCTTATGCGGACATTGATGTGGAGATTGATCCGGCGACCAAGGATATCGTGAAAAAATCCGCCCGGATCGTCACAACCTACGGCGACTCCGGGCCGGGCCTCACGCCGGACAGCCAAGTCGCCGAGCTGGTCGCCCAGGCCGAGCAAAAGGTCGCCCCGCTCGTCAACCGCGTGATCGGCACGGCACAAGCCGACATCACCCGTACCCAAACCAGCGCGGGCGAATCCGCGCTGGGTAATTTAATCGCCGACGCCCAGCGCACCGCGATGCAAACGGACTTCGCCTTCATGAATCCGGGCGGCATCCGCGCCGATCTCGATGCCGGACCGGTTACTTGGGGTGAACTATTCACCATACAACCGTTCGGCAATAGCTTGGTCAGGATGGAACTCACCGGTCAGCAGATCTACGACCTGCTCAATCAACAATGGCTCAATCAGCCCTTCCCGCGCATCCTGCAAATTTCCGGCCTGACCTATACGTGGGATAACGCACGACCCGTCGGCAATCGCATTGTCGAGGTGCGCAGGAACGGCGCGCCGATCAATCTCGTGCAGTACTACAGCGTCACCGCCAACAGCTTCATCGCCGCAGGCGGCGACAATTTCACCGTCTTTAACCAGGGTCTCACCCGGGTGGGTGGGCCGCTCGATCTCGACGCATTGATTGTCTACATCAGTGCCCTGCCGCAGCCGTTCAGCGCCACGCTGGAAGGCCGCATCGCGCGAATCAATTAA
- a CDS encoding metallophosphoesterase, producing MHKLIFLILTAVAAVQTVYADPTEKEGLNTPRFAFALIGDLPYNQRQLQTFPDFLRTLDAEKLAFVVHDGDFKNGRSLCDDATFYQRKTLFDASAHPFIFIPGDNEWTDCHRANNGAYDPLERLNKLRELFFAGDYSLGQRTLQLTRQSADPHYAKFRENVMWSYGDAIFAGLNVPGSNNNLGRTPAMDAEYQERNAANLAWLKQAFSTARQHSSLGVMIIIQADPGFELASTDPQRTGYNDFLKALEQETLAYGKPVVLVHGDSHYFRIDKPLLDSRAQQRIARFTRVETFGEADTGWLRVEVDPRDANLFVFKPYLLESGE from the coding sequence ATGCACAAGCTGATATTTCTTATACTCACCGCTGTTGCGGCCGTTCAAACGGTATATGCCGACCCCACCGAAAAAGAGGGCCTGAATACACCACGGTTCGCATTCGCCCTGATTGGCGACCTGCCATATAACCAGCGTCAACTGCAAACTTTTCCGGACTTTCTGCGCACCCTGGATGCCGAGAAATTGGCCTTTGTGGTGCACGACGGCGATTTCAAAAACGGCAGATCGCTGTGCGACGACGCCACCTTTTATCAGCGCAAGACCTTGTTTGACGCCTCCGCCCATCCGTTCATTTTTATCCCCGGCGACAATGAATGGACGGATTGCCACCGCGCCAACAACGGCGCCTACGATCCGCTGGAGCGCCTCAATAAACTGCGTGAATTGTTTTTTGCAGGCGATTACAGCCTAGGGCAGCGCACCTTGCAACTCACCCGCCAGAGCGCCGATCCCCATTATGCCAAATTCCGCGAGAACGTGATGTGGAGCTACGGTGACGCGATCTTCGCCGGATTGAATGTCCCCGGCAGCAACAACAACCTGGGACGCACCCCGGCGATGGATGCCGAATATCAGGAACGCAACGCCGCCAACCTGGCTTGGCTGAAGCAAGCCTTCAGCACCGCCAGGCAACACAGCAGCCTGGGCGTGATGATCATCATCCAGGCTGATCCGGGCTTCGAGCTTGCGTCCACCGACCCGCAGCGCACCGGTTATAACGATTTTCTAAAGGCACTGGAACAAGAAACTCTCGCCTACGGCAAACCGGTGGTGCTGGTACACGGCGACAGCCATTATTTCCGCATAGATAAACCGCTGCTTGACAGCCGTGCTCAACAGCGCATCGCGCGCTTCACGCGCGTAGAAACCTTTGGCGAAGCGGATACCGGCTGGCTGCGGGTTGAGGTGGATCCCAGGGATGCGAACCTGTTTGTGTTTAAACCCTATTTACTGGAATCCGGGGAATAG
- a CDS encoding phosphatidylserine decarboxylase, with translation MVAALVAVTVLTGGFLFWRYVWFFRDPPRTPPAEEGFLSPADGTVVYVRKVEPGEDVVVIKQGLRATVQDILRQDVDQPMLVIGVFMSPFDVHYNRAPLTAIVGFIRRHPAIGENAYMGAMHWRTVFDLAPRYAGSGHIVQNERTVTRFVGEYRGAPLSYYVVQIGARTVNGIDSYYREGERVERGAVFGMIRIGSQVDLIVPWQSGLTLRVRPGDRVRAGETILIR, from the coding sequence ATCGTCGCCGCGCTGGTGGCCGTCACAGTCCTCACCGGCGGTTTCCTGTTCTGGCGCTACGTGTGGTTTTTCCGCGATCCGCCGCGCACGCCGCCGGCCGAGGAAGGGTTTCTGAGCCCGGCAGACGGTACCGTGGTCTACGTGCGCAAGGTCGAGCCGGGCGAGGATGTCGTGGTGATCAAGCAAGGCCTACGCGCCACGGTGCAGGACATCCTGCGCCAGGACGTGGACCAGCCCATGCTCGTCATCGGGGTCTTCATGAGCCCCTTCGACGTACATTACAACCGCGCGCCGCTCACCGCCATCGTCGGTTTCATCCGCCGGCATCCGGCAATCGGAGAGAACGCGTACATGGGCGCCATGCACTGGCGCACCGTTTTCGATCTCGCGCCGCGCTACGCCGGCAGTGGGCACATCGTGCAGAACGAGCGCACGGTAACACGCTTCGTCGGCGAGTATCGGGGTGCGCCGCTTTCCTACTATGTGGTGCAGATCGGGGCGCGCACCGTAAACGGCATCGACAGCTACTACCGGGAAGGCGAGCGCGTGGAGCGAGGCGCCGTCTTTGGCATGATCCGCATCGGCTCGCAAGTGGACCTGATCGTCCCGTGGCAGTCCGGGCTTACGCTGCGCGTGCGGCCGGGCGACCGGGTCCGTGCCGGGGAAACCATCCTGATCCGGTGA
- a CDS encoding class I SAM-dependent methyltransferase: MLKLDWTDEAQFSLNPAILRAVLDHAKPLGHNEEPDNLNLGFGFLYYGLVRALRPRHVLVIGSGYGFSVACLALGLKDNACGRLSFVDPSYSMLKHGPFRTIGGTSQWDDVQKVQAHFRRFGVERLITHYKLTSAEFFAGYAERGLPEIDLAFIDGNHAYADVRHDFLATLHHAHRNSYILLHDTHIYVRELVRHAGVKRWLKVIAREQERFEVVDFPFSSGVALVRVLREGPWQHVE; the protein is encoded by the coding sequence ATGCTAAAGCTTGATTGGACCGATGAAGCCCAGTTCAGCCTCAATCCCGCGATACTGCGCGCGGTTCTCGATCACGCCAAGCCGCTCGGACATAACGAGGAGCCGGACAATCTCAACCTCGGCTTCGGCTTTCTTTACTATGGCCTGGTACGCGCGCTGCGCCCGCGCCACGTGCTGGTTATCGGTTCGGGCTACGGTTTCAGCGTCGCTTGCCTCGCCCTCGGGCTCAAGGACAACGCCTGCGGTCGTCTCAGCTTCGTGGACCCGTCGTACTCCATGCTCAAGCACGGCCCCTTCCGCACCATCGGCGGGACCTCACAGTGGGACGACGTCCAAAAGGTGCAGGCGCACTTCCGGCGCTTCGGCGTCGAGCGGTTGATCACGCACTACAAGCTCACGAGCGCGGAGTTCTTCGCCGGCTATGCTGAGCGCGGGCTGCCGGAGATTGATCTCGCGTTCATTGACGGCAACCACGCCTACGCCGACGTGCGCCACGACTTCCTCGCCACCCTGCATCATGCACACCGCAACAGCTATATCCTGCTGCACGACACCCACATCTACGTGCGCGAGCTCGTGCGTCACGCCGGGGTCAAGCGCTGGCTTAAGGTGATTGCCCGCGAGCAGGAGCGCTTCGAGGTCGTTGACTTTCCGTTCTCCTCGGGCGTGGCACTGGTGCGCGTACTGCGCGAAGGACCGTGGCAACACGTCGAGTAA
- a CDS encoding GGDEF domain-containing protein, whose protein sequence is MNEGPGAYLKSLQEILEHRRLTPLFQPIISLHTQRIYGYEALIRGPSNSPLHAPLKLFDAAGRAGLLAELDMLCREVILEGFRRLDLPGKLFVNVSPECLLQPGFRPGKTLELLRAHNLTPERVVIELTEHNPANNYTVLRDAAEHYRQMGFEIAIDDLGAGYSGLRLWSELRPEYVKIDMHFIQGIHEDHVKQQFVKSIQEISGSLNCRIIAEGVECREEFLAVREMGAPLAQGYYFAKPRPQPPVLLPRELFLTRQEGPGSPYLKSSSRYGTAASLIRARITVTPDATFQQVGEMFCNAPELTSIPVVQDAVPIGLVKRHQFMNMFASHFGRDLHGKKPISRFMDNNPVVVDKNMPFENLSKLLVGSTQVSAADEFLITARGRYVGVGTIAQLLQKLTELQLRNARYSNPLTLLPGSVPINECVDGLLHKRRPFTLCYFDLDNFKPFNDVYGYSAGDEAIKLLAEIITEVCGKRGDFVGHIGGDDFVVVFLSESWRERCQTILNILADKIVRLYQGPHIELGGISTKDRRGQPCFYPIMTLSIAAVEALPGRFLTHHDISMRLSQVKQQAKSVPGNVLFVDRRESEADGRLRAYP, encoded by the coding sequence ATGAATGAAGGTCCGGGGGCCTATCTCAAGTCGCTGCAAGAGATTTTAGAGCACCGCCGCCTCACACCGCTTTTCCAACCCATTATTTCACTTCATACCCAACGTATCTACGGTTATGAGGCGTTGATCCGCGGCCCGTCCAACAGCCCCCTGCATGCGCCACTCAAGCTGTTTGACGCCGCCGGCCGTGCGGGCCTGCTGGCGGAACTGGATATGCTTTGCCGGGAGGTGATCTTAGAAGGCTTCCGGCGCCTTGATCTGCCCGGCAAGCTGTTTGTCAACGTCTCGCCGGAATGCCTGCTACAGCCCGGTTTCAGACCAGGAAAGACTCTAGAACTACTGCGCGCGCATAATCTTACCCCTGAGCGTGTCGTCATAGAGTTAACCGAACACAACCCGGCCAATAATTACACCGTGTTGCGCGACGCCGCCGAGCACTACCGCCAGATGGGTTTCGAAATCGCCATTGACGATCTCGGGGCCGGGTATTCGGGTTTGCGGCTGTGGTCGGAATTGCGCCCTGAATATGTCAAAATTGACATGCATTTCATCCAGGGTATACACGAAGACCACGTCAAGCAGCAATTCGTGAAATCTATCCAGGAAATTTCCGGCAGCCTCAACTGCCGTATCATCGCCGAGGGTGTGGAGTGTCGAGAAGAGTTTCTCGCCGTCCGCGAGATGGGCGCCCCTTTGGCGCAGGGCTATTACTTCGCCAAGCCGCGTCCCCAGCCTCCGGTATTATTGCCGCGTGAATTATTTCTTACCCGCCAGGAAGGCCCGGGCAGCCCTTATCTCAAAAGCTCGTCGCGCTACGGCACGGCTGCGAGCTTGATACGCGCGAGGATCACCGTCACGCCCGATGCCACTTTTCAACAGGTAGGCGAGATGTTTTGTAACGCCCCGGAACTGACTTCCATCCCGGTAGTTCAGGATGCGGTCCCCATAGGGCTGGTGAAGCGCCATCAATTCATGAATATGTTCGCCAGCCATTTCGGGCGTGATTTACACGGCAAAAAGCCGATCTCGCGCTTTATGGACAATAATCCGGTGGTGGTGGATAAGAATATGCCGTTTGAGAACCTGAGTAAACTGTTGGTGGGTTCGACCCAGGTCTCCGCCGCCGATGAGTTCCTCATCACCGCGCGCGGACGTTATGTGGGGGTGGGAACCATCGCCCAACTACTGCAGAAGCTCACTGAACTACAACTGCGCAACGCACGCTATTCCAACCCGCTCACTTTGTTGCCCGGCAGCGTACCGATCAATGAGTGTGTGGATGGCTTATTGCACAAACGCAGACCGTTCACCCTGTGCTATTTTGACCTCGACAACTTCAAGCCCTTTAACGATGTGTACGGCTACAGCGCGGGTGATGAAGCCATCAAGTTACTTGCCGAAATCATTACCGAAGTCTGTGGCAAGCGCGGCGATTTTGTCGGCCATATCGGCGGCGATGACTTCGTGGTGGTGTTTCTGAGCGAGAGTTGGCGTGAGCGCTGCCAGACTATCCTTAATATTCTGGCCGACAAAATTGTCCGGCTTTACCAGGGACCGCATATCGAACTGGGTGGGATCTCAACCAAGGATCGGCGTGGCCAACCCTGTTTTTATCCGATCATGACGCTTTCCATAGCCGCTGTGGAGGCGCTACCCGGCCGTTTCCTGACTCACCACGACATCTCCATGCGTCTCAGCCAGGTGAAGCAGCAAGCCAAGAGCGTCCCCGGCAATGTGCTGTTCGTGGACCGACGCGAGTCCGAAGCGGACGGCCGGCTTAGAGCATATCCATAA
- the phoB gene encoding phosphate regulon transcriptional regulator PhoB, with product MKMNKVLVIDDEPAICEMLCFALTRAGYQCEAVHSAEAARASINKEIPLLLLLDWMLPGVSGLEFARNLKRDPATSQLPVIMLTARGEEGDKIRGLDSGADDYITKPFSPKELLARIKAVLRRTTPQATDEVINLFGLQLDPANRLISVGDQMVPMGPTEFRLLHFFMTHTERVYSRAQVLDQVWGSNVYVEERTVDVHIRRLRKVLQEYGYEQCVQTVRGSGYRFSTRGMKLPDIRVQIEAETSISP from the coding sequence ATGAAGATGAATAAGGTATTAGTAATAGACGACGAGCCCGCCATCTGCGAGATGCTGTGCTTTGCCCTGACGCGCGCGGGTTATCAATGCGAAGCGGTGCACAGCGCCGAGGCTGCGCGCGCGAGCATTAACAAAGAGATCCCGCTGCTGCTGTTGCTGGACTGGATGCTGCCCGGTGTAAGCGGTTTGGAGTTTGCGCGCAACCTTAAGCGCGACCCCGCGACCAGCCAACTCCCCGTCATCATGCTCACCGCGCGCGGCGAGGAAGGCGACAAGATCAGGGGCCTGGACAGCGGCGCGGATGACTACATCACCAAACCGTTTTCACCCAAAGAACTCCTGGCGCGCATCAAGGCGGTGTTGCGCCGCACCACGCCGCAGGCGACCGACGAGGTGATAAACCTGTTCGGTCTGCAACTCGATCCGGCTAACCGCCTGATCAGCGTGGGGGATCAAATGGTGCCAATGGGCCCCACCGAGTTTCGCCTGCTGCACTTCTTCATGACGCACACCGAGCGCGTCTACAGCCGTGCGCAAGTGCTCGATCAGGTATGGGGAAGTAACGTCTACGTGGAAGAGCGCACCGTAGATGTGCACATCCGCCGCTTGCGCAAGGTCTTGCAAGAGTACGGTTATGAGCAGTGTGTTCAGACCGTGCGCGGCTCGGGTTATCGCTTTTCGACCCGCGGCATGAAACTCCCCGACATCAGGGTCCAGATCGAGGCCGAAACCTCAATTTCGCCCTGA
- a CDS encoding histidine phosphatase family protein — MKLILMRHADAGEFDPLHYPDDSLRPLSKDGVKIQGKVAKALKRIGLKPARIFTSPRLRARQTAEITAETLGLQTVLMESPALGKEYSVKAVLKLLAGCGAEETVLCVGHEPDLSELCGALLSPGHGLGIKFVKSGVMAVKFDGPPQPGTATLIYFYRPQDLIALD, encoded by the coding sequence GTGAAACTCATCTTGATGCGACACGCGGACGCCGGAGAGTTTGACCCGCTGCATTATCCCGATGACAGTCTGCGTCCGCTCAGCAAGGACGGCGTCAAGATTCAGGGCAAGGTTGCCAAGGCGTTGAAGCGCATTGGCCTAAAGCCCGCCCGCATCTTTACCAGTCCGCGTCTGCGGGCGCGTCAAACCGCTGAGATCACCGCGGAGACACTGGGGTTACAGACGGTCTTGATGGAGAGCCCGGCGCTCGGCAAGGAGTATTCCGTAAAGGCGGTGCTCAAGCTATTGGCCGGCTGCGGAGCGGAGGAAACGGTGCTGTGCGTGGGGCATGAGCCGGATTTGAGCGAACTGTGCGGGGCATTACTGAGCCCCGGCCACGGCCTCGGTATCAAATTCGTGAAGAGCGGGGTGATGGCTGTCAAATTTGACGGGCCTCCCCAGCCGGGAACAGCCACCCTGATTTATTTTTACCGCCCCCAGGACCTTATTGCGCTGGACTGA
- a CDS encoding sterol desaturase family protein: METAIRFGSFIAVFIVMALWEARRPRRSSTQPKSRHWLTNLSLLAVNVLALRLLLGVGAFATALYAGQHGWGLFNLTSWPYWLEFLLAWLLLDFALYLQHVLSHALPIFWRLHRVHHSDLDFDLTTGVRFHPVEIFLSMLYKMAAVAALGAPPWAVLIFEVVLNGASVFNHGNVHLPEKIDRWLRLIIVTPDMHRVHHSSVVNETNSNFGFSVSLWDRLCGTYRAQPALGQLGFEIGLKEFRDPQQLGFWGLLLLPLRGRFGQYSFKKEEGR; this comes from the coding sequence ATGGAAACCGCAATCCGCTTTGGCAGTTTTATCGCCGTATTCATCGTCATGGCGCTGTGGGAGGCCAGGCGCCCGCGCCGCTCATCTACGCAGCCCAAGAGCCGGCACTGGCTTACCAACCTCTCGCTGCTCGCTGTGAATGTGCTGGCGCTGCGCCTGCTGTTGGGCGTGGGGGCATTTGCCACGGCACTCTACGCCGGGCAGCATGGCTGGGGTTTGTTTAATCTAACGTCTTGGCCCTACTGGCTGGAATTCCTGCTCGCCTGGCTGTTGCTCGACTTCGCGCTCTATTTACAACATGTGCTATCACATGCGCTCCCCATCTTCTGGCGGCTGCATCGCGTGCATCACAGCGATTTGGACTTCGATCTCACCACCGGCGTGCGCTTTCACCCCGTGGAGATTTTTTTGTCCATGCTGTACAAGATGGCCGCCGTCGCCGCGCTGGGTGCGCCGCCTTGGGCGGTGCTGATCTTCGAGGTAGTGCTGAACGGCGCCTCGGTGTTCAATCACGGCAACGTGCATCTGCCGGAGAAAATAGACCGCTGGCTCAGGTTGATTATCGTCACGCCCGACATGCATCGGGTGCATCATTCCAGCGTCGTTAACGAAACCAATTCCAATTTTGGATTTTCCGTCTCGCTGTGGGATCGCCTGTGCGGCACCTATCGCGCGCAGCCGGCGCTGGGTCAACTGGGATTTGAGATCGGCCTCAAAGAATTTCGTGACCCGCAACAGTTGGGTTTTTGGGGGTTGCTCTTGTTGCCGCTACGCGGCCGGTTCGGTCAGTATAGTTTCAAGAAAGAGGAGGGCCGGTGA
- a CDS encoding long-chain fatty acid--CoA ligase, giving the protein MTQWIKDIIPLEQASTLDGLFLERVRRSPQAPAYRSYDKATGAWVDSTWAETAGEVARWRTALASEDLQPGDRVAILMRNSREWVIFEQAALSLGLVVVSLYTDDRPDNTAYMLDDSAARLLLVQDATQWRRLQATVQPLAGLSRILIGGSGQQFDNDARIQNLSDWLTQAAEAAVESHDHGPQQLAYIVYTSGTTGRPKGVMLSHHNVLTSAAGGLWVLEVYPQDVFLSMLPVSHTFERTLGYYSPMMAGATVAYCRSIPQLAEDLLAVRPTVMICVPRVFERIYTRVQSQLQKRSWLGRRLFCLTIDIGWRRFEVAQGRASRTPGLLLWPLLERLVARKFLARLGGRMRWAASGGAGLPAPVARMFIGLGLPIAQGYGLTETSPLISGNRLDDNDPASVGVPIPGMEVRIGEQSELLARGPGVMQGYWNNHTATYQMIDADGWLHTGDQARIENNHIYLTGRIKDILVLSNGEKVPPTDMEATITLDPLFEQALIVGEGQAWLGALLVLNPEQWDGFAKHLKLDPLDRASLTDSRTQSAVLARVAEQLRSFPAYAKVRRAALLLDPWTVENGLLSLTLKLKRSQVIERHAELIRGLFDKA; this is encoded by the coding sequence ATGACGCAATGGATAAAGGACATCATTCCCCTGGAACAGGCGAGCACCCTCGATGGCCTGTTCCTTGAGCGGGTGCGCCGCAGCCCTCAGGCACCTGCCTACCGCAGCTATGACAAGGCCACCGGCGCTTGGGTAGACAGTACCTGGGCGGAGACAGCCGGTGAGGTAGCGCGCTGGCGTACGGCGCTGGCGTCCGAGGATCTCCAGCCGGGCGACCGGGTGGCGATCTTGATGCGCAACAGCAGGGAGTGGGTGATCTTCGAGCAGGCTGCGCTATCGTTGGGCCTGGTCGTGGTGTCGCTCTATACCGATGACCGGCCCGACAATACCGCCTATATGTTGGACGATAGCGCAGCCAGGTTGCTATTGGTGCAGGATGCCACGCAATGGCGGCGTCTGCAGGCGACTGTACAGCCGTTGGCCGGCCTCAGCCGTATTCTCATCGGCGGCAGTGGGCAGCAGTTCGACAATGACGCGAGGATACAGAACCTGTCGGACTGGCTTACGCAAGCAGCCGAGGCCGCGGTGGAGTCGCACGACCACGGTCCGCAACAGCTTGCCTACATCGTGTATACCTCCGGCACGACGGGGCGGCCCAAGGGTGTGATGTTGAGTCACCATAATGTACTGACCAGCGCCGCAGGGGGATTGTGGGTGCTGGAGGTCTATCCGCAAGATGTGTTTTTGTCCATGTTGCCCGTATCGCACACCTTCGAGCGCACGCTGGGTTATTACTCGCCGATGATGGCGGGCGCCACGGTGGCGTATTGCCGCTCTATCCCGCAATTAGCCGAGGATCTGCTGGCGGTGCGTCCCACGGTAATGATTTGTGTGCCGCGGGTGTTCGAGCGGATCTATACCCGGGTTCAGAGTCAGTTGCAAAAACGTTCCTGGCTGGGCCGCCGCTTGTTTTGCCTGACGATAGACATCGGCTGGCGGCGCTTCGAGGTGGCGCAAGGACGCGCATCGCGCACCCCCGGCCTGCTGCTTTGGCCGCTGCTGGAGAGGCTGGTGGCGCGCAAGTTTCTGGCCCGGCTGGGCGGGCGCATGCGCTGGGCCGCGAGCGGCGGCGCTGGGCTGCCGGCCCCGGTTGCGCGCATGTTTATCGGTTTGGGATTACCCATCGCGCAGGGCTACGGACTCACTGAAACGAGCCCGCTCATCAGCGGCAACCGGTTGGACGACAACGATCCCGCCAGCGTCGGCGTGCCCATCCCGGGCATGGAGGTGCGCATCGGCGAGCAGAGTGAGCTGCTGGCGCGCGGCCCCGGTGTAATGCAGGGCTACTGGAACAATCACACGGCGACCTATCAGATGATAGACGCCGACGGCTGGCTGCACACCGGCGATCAGGCACGCATCGAGAACAACCATATTTATCTTACCGGGCGGATCAAGGATATCCTGGTGCTGTCCAATGGCGAAAAGGTACCGCCCACCGACATGGAGGCAACCATTACCCTCGACCCCCTGTTCGAGCAGGCGCTCATCGTCGGCGAAGGCCAGGCCTGGCTCGGCGCGTTGTTGGTGCTGAACCCGGAGCAATGGGACGGATTCGCCAAACATCTCAAGCTCGACCCGCTGGATCGCGCCAGCCTCACGGACAGCCGCACCCAGAGCGCCGTGCTGGCGCGCGTGGCGGAACAATTGCGCAGTTTTCCGGCCTATGCCAAGGTAAGGCGTGCCGCCTTGTTGCTGGATCCGTGGACGGTTGAAAACGGCTTGTTGTCTCTCACCCTGAAACTCAAGCGCAGCCAAGTCATCGAGCGCCACGCCGAGCTTATCCGGGGGTTGTTTGACAAAGCCTGA
- the thiS gene encoding sulfur carrier protein ThiS: MEIFVNGQARQVPEGCNVSRLLDELDLTGQRIAAEVNREIVPRSHYPLHTLHSGDRLEIVRAIGGG; the protein is encoded by the coding sequence ATCGAAATCTTTGTCAATGGTCAAGCGCGCCAAGTGCCCGAGGGCTGTAACGTCTCGCGCCTGCTCGACGAATTGGACCTCACCGGCCAGCGCATCGCCGCCGAGGTCAACCGCGAGATCGTGCCACGCAGCCATTACCCCTTGCACACCCTGCACTCCGGCGATCGGTTGGAGATCGTGCGTGCTATTGGGGGCGGGTAA